In Microcoleus sp. FACHB-68, the following are encoded in one genomic region:
- the cysS gene encoding cysteine--tRNA ligase, with protein sequence MALTIYNTLTRRDEPFQPLEAGKVRMYCCGVTVYDYCHLGHARSYIVWDTVRRYLKWRGYDVRYVQNFTDIDDKILNRAREQGSSMEEVANRFTEAYFEDMKRLNVLEADEYPRATHTLDGIKRLIHELETKGFAYPAAGDVYFAVRRFGEYGKLSGRKLDDMQAGASGRVGVEDPEAQKKKDPFDFALWKAAKPGEPAWESPWGAGRPGWHIECSAMVRDRLGESIDIHVGGADLIFPHHENEIAQSEAVTGQPLARYWLHNGMVNVDGEKMSKSLGNFTTIRQLLDAPNAPDPMAVRLFVLQAHYRKPVDFTGEAMAAIQNGWNTLKDGLLFGYECGDRLGWEKAGENLLNTEQVERFQAAVDEDFNFSGGLAVLFELAKELQKEQNILVHEGKTKTPAGELQQKWHTLVELAQVLGLEALPVEKAEAAGGLSDAEIEALIQQRKDARKAKNFAEGDRIRNELQDQGITLIDQPGGVTLWHRN encoded by the coding sequence ATGGCCCTTACAATTTACAACACCCTGACTCGTCGCGACGAACCGTTTCAGCCGTTAGAAGCCGGCAAGGTGCGGATGTATTGCTGTGGCGTCACGGTTTATGATTACTGCCACTTGGGCCATGCCCGCTCTTATATTGTTTGGGATACGGTGCGCCGGTATTTAAAATGGCGGGGCTATGATGTGCGCTACGTGCAGAATTTTACCGATATTGATGACAAAATTCTCAACCGCGCTAGGGAACAAGGATCTTCAATGGAAGAAGTGGCCAATCGGTTTACGGAAGCCTATTTTGAAGATATGAAGCGGCTGAATGTATTGGAAGCGGATGAGTATCCCCGCGCCACTCACACCCTGGATGGCATTAAGCGGCTGATCCACGAGTTGGAAACTAAAGGTTTTGCTTACCCGGCAGCCGGGGACGTTTACTTTGCGGTACGGCGGTTTGGGGAGTATGGCAAGCTGTCGGGACGCAAGCTAGACGATATGCAAGCCGGCGCGAGTGGACGCGTGGGAGTGGAAGATCCAGAAGCGCAAAAGAAGAAAGATCCCTTTGATTTTGCCCTGTGGAAGGCGGCAAAACCCGGAGAACCGGCTTGGGAGTCGCCTTGGGGTGCCGGTCGTCCGGGATGGCATATTGAATGCTCAGCAATGGTACGCGATCGCTTAGGAGAAAGCATTGATATTCATGTCGGCGGCGCAGATTTAATTTTCCCCCATCACGAGAATGAAATTGCCCAATCTGAAGCAGTCACCGGCCAACCTTTAGCGCGTTACTGGCTGCATAATGGCATGGTGAATGTGGATGGTGAAAAAATGTCTAAATCTTTGGGCAACTTCACTACAATTCGACAGTTATTAGATGCGCCCAATGCGCCAGATCCAATGGCAGTGCGGTTATTTGTTTTGCAAGCGCACTACCGCAAGCCGGTTGATTTCACCGGCGAGGCAATGGCTGCGATTCAAAATGGTTGGAATACCCTCAAAGATGGTTTGCTGTTTGGTTATGAGTGCGGGGATCGACTCGGTTGGGAGAAAGCAGGGGAGAATTTACTAAACACTGAACAGGTTGAGAGATTCCAAGCGGCGGTGGATGAGGATTTTAATTTCTCAGGCGGTTTAGCGGTGCTGTTTGAACTCGCGAAGGAGTTGCAAAAAGAGCAAAATATTCTTGTCCATGAGGGGAAAACAAAAACGCCTGCCGGTGAGTTACAGCAAAAGTGGCACACGCTCGTAGAATTAGCGCAAGTGTTAGGTTTAGAAGCGCTGCCGGTGGAAAAAGCTGAGGCTGCCGGTGGTTTAAGTGACGCGGAGATTGAAGCTTTAATTCAGCAACGAAAGGATGCTCGTAAGGCGAAAAACTTTGCGGAAGGGGATCGCATCCGCAATGAACTTCAAGATCAAGGAATAACTTTAATTGATCAGCCGGGAGGTGTAACGCTCTGGCATCGCAATTAA
- the sufU gene encoding Fe-S cluster assembly sulfur transfer protein SufU codes for MSLGNLRDLYQQVILEHYKKPRHRGKTEPAHRLQRGHNPSCGDTIELTLRLNDAGDRIEDVKFEGEGCAIAMASADLMADALRGRGVAEALEMVQRFQGMMKGEAEFPKELRKLNVMQGVSQFPVRIKCATLTWHTLKAALESSGDAESNGFVTNEKES; via the coding sequence ATGTCTCTTGGCAATCTGCGCGACCTCTACCAGCAAGTTATTCTGGAACACTATAAAAAACCCCGGCATCGCGGTAAAACCGAGCCGGCACATCGGCTGCAACGGGGCCATAATCCTTCCTGTGGCGATACGATTGAGCTAACCCTGCGGCTGAACGATGCCGGTGATCGCATTGAAGATGTCAAATTTGAGGGAGAAGGTTGCGCCATCGCAATGGCTTCTGCTGACTTGATGGCCGATGCCTTGCGGGGGCGAGGCGTTGCAGAAGCCTTGGAAATGGTGCAGCGCTTTCAAGGCATGATGAAAGGCGAAGCCGAATTCCCCAAAGAGTTGCGGAAGTTAAACGTCATGCAAGGCGTCTCACAATTTCCCGTACGAATCAAATGCGCCACCCTCACCTGGCACACCCTCAAAGCTGCCCTCGAATCATCGGGCGATGCTGAGTCCAACGGGTTTGTTACCAACGAAAAAGAATCTTGA
- a CDS encoding iron-containing alcohol dehydrogenase family protein: MTHPAASNVTDASKGVSMLYSMNVAPAQVIRGSQALSGEAIARLGLRPLVVAGERTLTSAGQPLLTVLEQQKLAVAQASYSPDCSEMSLAALEEAVKSHQADVIIGFGGGKALDMAKLLAYRCRLPVVTIPTSAATCAAWTALSNVYSNEGAFLYDVALARCPDLLILDYDLIQTAPQRTLVAGIGDALAKWYEASVSSGHSDQTLLIAAVQQARVLRDLLFQKSVAALQEPGGAVWREVVDATVLLAGIIGGIGGAQCRTVAAHAVHNGLTHLLASHGTLHGEKVAYGILVQLRLEETIQGNQLAASARQQLLKFYAEIGLPQTLSQLGLANITLTQLQQAAEIACQPASDIHRLPFTVVPEQLMAAMVSTTVPVDSGRTLLGIEEGLC, from the coding sequence ATGACCCATCCCGCTGCTTCTAACGTCACAGACGCCTCTAAGGGTGTCTCGATGCTTTATTCGATGAATGTTGCGCCGGCTCAAGTGATTCGCGGTTCCCAAGCCCTCAGTGGCGAAGCAATCGCACGTTTGGGACTGAGGCCGTTAGTGGTGGCCGGCGAACGCACTTTGACAAGTGCCGGCCAGCCCCTGCTGACAGTGCTAGAACAGCAGAAATTAGCCGTGGCGCAAGCTTCTTACAGCCCGGATTGCTCTGAGATGTCCCTGGCAGCCCTGGAAGAAGCGGTGAAGTCCCATCAAGCCGATGTGATTATTGGCTTCGGTGGCGGCAAGGCACTGGATATGGCCAAACTCCTGGCCTATCGCTGCCGGCTGCCGGTGGTGACGATCCCCACATCAGCGGCCACCTGTGCCGCCTGGACAGCCCTCTCCAACGTTTACTCCAACGAAGGTGCTTTTCTGTATGACGTAGCCCTGGCACGCTGCCCGGACTTGCTAATCCTTGATTATGACTTGATTCAAACTGCTCCCCAGCGCACGTTAGTTGCCGGCATCGGTGATGCCCTCGCTAAGTGGTATGAGGCATCTGTTAGCAGTGGTCACTCGGATCAAACCCTCTTGATCGCCGCCGTTCAACAAGCCAGAGTTCTGCGGGATCTCTTGTTTCAAAAGTCTGTGGCTGCCCTGCAAGAACCGGGCGGTGCAGTGTGGCGGGAAGTTGTGGATGCAACGGTTTTACTCGCCGGCATTATTGGGGGGATTGGCGGTGCTCAGTGTCGCACGGTTGCCGCTCATGCTGTACACAATGGTTTAACGCATTTGCTGGCGAGTCATGGCACGCTGCACGGCGAAAAAGTCGCTTATGGCATTCTCGTGCAGTTGCGTTTGGAAGAAACGATCCAAGGCAACCAATTGGCGGCATCAGCGCGGCAACAGCTTTTAAAGTTTTATGCAGAAATCGGCTTGCCGCAAACCCTGAGCCAGTTGGGTTTGGCAAATATTACCCTAACTCAGTTGCAGCAAGCGGCTGAAATTGCCTGTCAGCCGGCTTCAGATATCCACCGGCTACCCTTTACAGTGGTTCCGGAACAGCTGATGGCCGCAATGGTTTCGACAACCGTGCCGGTGGACTCAGGACGAACTTTGCTGGGAATTGAAGAGGGGCTTTGTTAA
- a CDS encoding XisH family protein, producing MSAKDVFHEAVKQALQKEKWVITNDPLRFKFGNVNFQVDLGAEQLLAAERAGEKIAVEIKSFLNPSAITDFYSALGQFLSYRLALESVEPDRTLYLAVPVDVYQTFFQYGFTQTAVQRYQVLLIVYDPANEVIVQWTR from the coding sequence GTGTCCGCTAAAGATGTTTTCCACGAAGCTGTAAAACAGGCACTTCAAAAAGAGAAGTGGGTGATTACTAACGATCCTTTGAGATTTAAGTTCGGCAACGTCAACTTTCAAGTGGATTTAGGGGCAGAACAATTGCTGGCAGCGGAGCGAGCTGGAGAGAAAATTGCGGTTGAGATCAAGAGCTTCTTGAATCCCTCTGCGATTACGGATTTCTACTCTGCGCTAGGACAATTTCTCAGCTATCGTCTTGCTCTAGAGTCTGTTGAGCCAGATCGGACATTGTACTTGGCAGTCCCAGTTGATGTGTATCAAACGTTTTTTCAGTACGGATTCACTCAAACTGCGGTACAACGGTATCAGGTCTTGCTAATTGTGTACGATCCAGCGAATGAGGTGATTGTGCAATGGACAAGGTAG
- a CDS encoding glutathione S-transferase family protein, translating to MLKLYHTPISPNSRRVWITLLEKQVEFELVKLNLDGDQFQPEFLKLNPFHHIPVLEDDDFSLFESLAILDYLEAKYPNPPLLPKDAKSLARVRMVELVTVNELMPLLLPLATQAWGIVEPDPQKQEKAKQQINIALGFFEDVLGDSQLFGGEGINRADIVAGTVVTQLPGIGMSLDNYPKLSAWTERLTQHPSWQKTQVSQQEMLGFISRLKARMQGPSNR from the coding sequence ATGTTAAAGCTTTATCACACTCCGATTTCTCCCAACTCCCGCCGCGTCTGGATTACGTTACTGGAAAAACAAGTTGAATTTGAGTTGGTGAAACTTAACCTAGATGGTGATCAATTTCAACCAGAGTTTTTAAAACTTAATCCGTTTCACCACATTCCTGTGTTAGAAGATGATGACTTTAGCCTGTTTGAATCTCTAGCAATTTTGGATTATTTAGAGGCAAAATACCCCAATCCCCCACTGTTACCGAAGGATGCAAAATCTTTGGCAAGGGTGCGAATGGTGGAGTTAGTAACAGTTAATGAATTGATGCCGCTTTTATTACCCTTAGCGACTCAAGCCTGGGGCATTGTTGAACCCGATCCTCAGAAACAGGAAAAGGCGAAGCAGCAAATTAATATAGCACTCGGTTTTTTTGAGGACGTTTTAGGAGACTCTCAATTATTTGGTGGCGAGGGCATCAATCGAGCGGATATCGTCGCCGGCACGGTGGTGACTCAGTTGCCTGGGATTGGTATGTCTCTAGATAATTACCCTAAATTGAGTGCGTGGACTGAGCGATTGACGCAACATCCTAGCTGGCAAAAAACTCAAGTCAGTCAACAAGAAATGCTAGGGTTTATCTCTCGATTGAAAGCTCGAATGCAAGGGCCTTCTAATCGCTAA
- a CDS encoding Ycf51 family protein encodes MPTIAEFITATQWAAILTLACGVLTGLAFVFKWDIRFRLVGATGFMGVLTAGLFALTLVPITRTSIPGAIRFSTVYDISGPHAVIAVPPTITESELDATLRQAASNLFTPGRLGQNENQLTIRARTIIHPEPGVSEPLYIGQIKRSLHNRNDENMSVEIFRDKFAQLPQPEKS; translated from the coding sequence ATGCCAACAATTGCTGAATTTATCACCGCTACCCAGTGGGCAGCCATCCTCACCTTAGCCTGTGGCGTTCTGACTGGGCTGGCGTTTGTCTTTAAATGGGACATCCGATTTCGGCTAGTGGGTGCCACCGGCTTTATGGGCGTGCTAACTGCCGGTTTATTCGCCCTCACCCTCGTCCCCATCACTCGCACCTCAATTCCCGGTGCAATTCGCTTTTCCACTGTCTACGATATCAGTGGGCCTCATGCGGTGATCGCGGTTCCACCCACCATCACCGAGTCGGAACTAGACGCGACTCTGCGCCAAGCGGCAAGCAACTTGTTTACACCAGGCCGGCTCGGTCAAAATGAAAATCAGCTAACCATCCGCGCCCGCACCATTATCCACCCAGAACCCGGCGTGTCAGAACCGCTTTACATCGGTCAGATCAAGCGTTCACTCCATAATCGCAACGACGAGAACATGAGCGTTGAAATCTTCCGAGACAAATTCGCCCAACTGCCCCAGCCAGAGAAAAGTTAA
- the pheS gene encoding phenylalanine--tRNA ligase subunit alpha — protein sequence MTIQISDIEAQLETLRQEAQSAITTAGTLERLEELRVGYLGKKGQLSQVLGSMGKLSPADRPRIGAMANEVKEAVQTDLDSKRTALQAAQIQAKLESETLDVTMPGVYRPQGRIHPLNGMIDRVVDIFVGLGYTVATGPEMETDYYNFEALNTPPDHPARDMQDTFYLPDGNLLRTHTSSVQIRYMENHEPPIRIVSPGRVYRRDTVDATHAAVFHQIELLAIDEGLTFTDLKGTLKEFLQQMFGADLPIRFRASYFPFTEPSAEVDVQWQGKWLEVLGCGMVDPNVLKMVGYDPEKYTGFAAGFGVERFAMVLHQIDDIRRVYSSDLRFLRQF from the coding sequence ATGACGATTCAGATTAGCGATATTGAGGCTCAACTAGAAACACTGCGGCAGGAAGCGCAAAGTGCAATCACCACTGCCGGCACTCTCGAACGCCTAGAGGAACTCAGAGTCGGCTACCTGGGCAAAAAAGGCCAACTGTCTCAAGTCTTAGGCAGCATGGGCAAATTAAGTCCAGCCGACCGGCCTCGCATTGGGGCAATGGCCAATGAGGTTAAGGAAGCGGTGCAAACAGACCTGGATTCTAAGCGGACAGCGCTGCAGGCCGCTCAAATTCAAGCCAAGCTGGAATCAGAAACTTTGGATGTCACCATGCCTGGGGTTTATCGTCCCCAAGGTCGAATTCATCCCTTGAATGGAATGATTGATAGGGTCGTGGATATCTTTGTGGGACTTGGTTATACCGTGGCCACCGGCCCGGAAATGGAAACCGATTACTACAATTTTGAAGCGCTGAATACGCCACCGGATCATCCAGCGCGGGATATGCAGGATACTTTCTATTTACCAGATGGCAACCTGCTACGCACCCACACTTCCTCGGTGCAAATTCGCTACATGGAAAACCACGAACCGCCGATCCGAATTGTCTCACCTGGACGCGTTTACCGGCGCGATACCGTGGATGCGACTCACGCGGCAGTTTTCCATCAAATTGAGCTTTTAGCGATTGATGAAGGGCTAACCTTTACGGATCTTAAAGGCACGCTCAAAGAATTTTTACAGCAAATGTTTGGCGCTGATTTGCCGATTCGTTTCCGTGCAAGTTATTTCCCGTTCACTGAACCTTCTGCTGAGGTGGATGTGCAGTGGCAAGGCAAATGGTTAGAAGTCTTGGGTTGCGGCATGGTCGATCCGAACGTCCTTAAAATGGTTGGTTACGATCCGGAAAAATATACGGGTTTTGCTGCCGGTTTTGGAGTAGAACGCTTCGCAATGGTGCTGCACCAAATTGACGATATTCGCCGGGTTTACAGCAGTGATTTGCGCTTTTTGCGGCAATTTTAA
- a CDS encoding aspartate aminotransferase, with protein sequence MTLDWIEPANRLQALPPYVFARLDELKARAREQGLDLIDLGMGNPDGPTPQPVIDAAIAAMQNPANHGYPPFEGTASFRRSISNWYKRRYGVELDPDSEALPLLGSKEGLTHLAIAYINPGDLVLVPSPAYPAHFRGPVIAGGKVHSLILKPENGWLIDVTAIPDSVAEQAKILYFNYPSNPTGATAPREFFEEIVAFARRYEILLVHDLCYAELAFDGYQPTSLLEIEGAKDIGVEFHTLSKTYNMAGWRVGFVVGNRHIIQGLRTLKTNLDYGIFSAIQSAAETALQLPDVYLHEVQNRYRTRRDFLIDGLGKLGWDVDKTLATMYLWVKCPPGAGSTDFALTVLQQTGVVVTPGNAFGQGGEGYVRVSLIADCDRLGEALRRFEDAGIRYQS encoded by the coding sequence ATGACGTTGGATTGGATCGAGCCAGCTAACCGGCTGCAAGCATTACCGCCCTATGTGTTTGCGCGACTGGATGAACTTAAAGCCAGGGCGCGTGAACAGGGGCTGGATTTAATTGATTTGGGCATGGGAAATCCAGATGGCCCGACGCCTCAACCCGTGATTGATGCGGCGATTGCGGCGATGCAAAATCCTGCCAATCATGGCTATCCTCCCTTTGAAGGCACCGCCAGCTTCCGCCGCAGCATTAGCAATTGGTATAAGCGCCGGTATGGGGTTGAACTCGATCCCGATAGCGAAGCGCTGCCCCTCCTCGGTTCTAAGGAAGGTTTAACTCATTTAGCCATTGCTTATATTAATCCTGGGGATTTGGTGCTGGTGCCATCCCCAGCTTATCCGGCCCATTTTCGCGGGCCGGTGATTGCCGGCGGCAAGGTTCACAGTTTAATCCTGAAACCGGAAAACGGCTGGCTGATTGATGTAACCGCGATTCCTGACTCGGTGGCAGAACAAGCCAAGATTCTGTATTTCAATTACCCCAGCAACCCCACCGGCGCAACCGCACCCCGCGAATTTTTCGAGGAAATTGTTGCTTTTGCCCGCCGGTATGAAATCTTGCTCGTCCATGACTTGTGCTACGCTGAGCTGGCTTTTGATGGCTATCAGCCCACAAGTTTGCTGGAAATTGAGGGGGCTAAGGATATTGGGGTTGAGTTTCACACCTTGTCCAAGACTTACAACATGGCCGGCTGGCGTGTTGGCTTTGTGGTGGGCAACCGGCACATTATTCAAGGACTGCGGACGTTAAAAACAAACTTGGATTACGGGATTTTTTCCGCAATTCAATCGGCTGCGGAAACTGCCCTGCAATTGCCGGATGTTTACCTGCATGAAGTACAAAATCGTTACCGAACCCGACGAGATTTTCTGATTGACGGATTGGGTAAACTCGGGTGGGATGTTGACAAAACGCTGGCGACGATGTACCTCTGGGTGAAGTGTCCCCCTGGTGCCGGTTCAACGGATTTTGCCTTGACGGTATTGCAGCAGACAGGTGTGGTTGTGACCCCAGGCAATGCGTTTGGACAAGGCGGTGAGGGTTATGTGCGCGTGAGTTTAATTGCGGATTGTGATCGCCTTGGCGAAGCCTTGCGCCGCTTTGAAGATGCCGGTATCCGCTATCAGTCGTAA
- a CDS encoding AI-2E family transporter, producing the protein MSEQRITVSISNLLVILATGLLLVLLWQLRSLLVTLMVSVVLAASIVPVVNWAEKFGVPRWVATILTYLTLIGGLTGVGLLIGPTVIEQIDRLIRQLPVYLEALRLLVENIAVRLSDNSPDLIRQFFNTQALTSWVFRSSQQLLLRSYGITRGIVGGFFSLILSLFLSGYMVADSRTLIKSLVRLFPKPWDERLEAQVVPVSQRMGSYIRGRVLVSGILALGTTVGLSFLGLQDFALGLGAIAGVTNLIPFLGPILGVVPALIVAISQGGLLFLWVLILFVVIQNLETYVLDPLLVGSSVGVHPLFQLLSVLGGVQVLGIIGALIVPPWFAGAAALVENLYLRPKLMAERREAQAQAKANAVPVAPST; encoded by the coding sequence ATGTCAGAGCAGCGCATTACCGTTTCGATATCTAATCTGTTGGTAATTTTAGCCACCGGCTTGCTGCTGGTGCTACTTTGGCAGTTGCGAAGTCTGCTGGTAACGCTGATGGTTTCAGTGGTGCTGGCAGCTTCAATTGTGCCGGTGGTTAATTGGGCGGAAAAATTTGGCGTTCCCCGGTGGGTGGCGACAATTCTTACTTATCTGACTTTGATAGGCGGATTAACAGGGGTGGGTTTGTTAATTGGGCCGACTGTCATTGAGCAAATTGATCGCTTGATTCGTCAATTGCCGGTTTATTTGGAAGCGCTGCGCCTTTTGGTTGAAAATATAGCGGTTCGACTCAGTGATAATAGTCCAGATTTAATCCGTCAATTTTTTAATACTCAAGCGCTGACAAGTTGGGTGTTTCGTTCTAGTCAACAGTTACTTCTGCGTTCTTATGGGATTACGCGGGGGATTGTGGGCGGTTTTTTTAGTTTGATTTTGTCTCTGTTTCTGTCAGGTTATATGGTGGCAGACAGTCGCACTTTAATTAAAAGTTTAGTGCGGTTGTTTCCGAAGCCTTGGGATGAGCGCTTAGAGGCTCAAGTCGTGCCGGTGAGTCAGCGAATGGGAAGTTACATTCGAGGGCGAGTTTTGGTTTCGGGAATTTTGGCGTTGGGGACAACTGTCGGCTTGAGTTTTTTGGGACTGCAAGATTTTGCCTTGGGTTTGGGTGCCATTGCCGGCGTGACAAATTTGATTCCGTTTTTAGGCCCAATTTTAGGGGTAGTGCCGGCGCTGATTGTCGCCATTTCCCAAGGCGGTTTGCTATTCCTGTGGGTGTTAATTTTATTTGTAGTGATTCAAAATCTGGAAACTTATGTGCTTGATCCCTTGCTGGTAGGGTCTTCTGTAGGGGTGCATCCCCTGTTCCAACTACTATCAGTGTTGGGGGGTGTTCAGGTTTTAGGGATTATTGGAGCGCTGATTGTTCCGCCTTGGTTTGCCGGCGCGGCTGCTTTGGTGGAAAATCTTTATCTAAGACCGAAGTTGATGGCGGAGAGGCGAGAGGCACAAGCTCAAGCAAAGGCAAATGCGGTGCCGGTGGCTCCTTCAACTTGA
- a CDS encoding bestrophin family ion channel translates to MALDKLTWWRISLRLKGSVAPAIFGQVLFCGVFGFFISLLYHFKVPVGWNIIGFVPNIILGLLLVFRTNTAYERFWEGRKLWGTLVNTVRNFARQIWVAIEAKEPQDTQEKIATLRLLVAFAVATKLHLRQQAMNSEIEALISPKQYLKLKSMNHPPLEVAFWIGDYLQKQNERGCINNYQLAAMHKLLDNMVDVLGGCERILKTPIPLAYAIHLKQLLLIYCLILPFEVVDNVQWWTGPIVALVSFMLFGVEEIGIEIENPFGHDFNDLPLDTICATMLRNIEDLISLSPNAHVNLPEEKSTLRN, encoded by the coding sequence ATGGCACTTGACAAACTGACCTGGTGGCGAATAAGTTTACGGTTAAAAGGGTCAGTCGCTCCAGCAATTTTTGGTCAGGTGCTTTTTTGTGGAGTATTTGGCTTTTTTATTTCCCTACTCTATCATTTTAAAGTACCCGTTGGCTGGAACATAATTGGGTTTGTCCCTAATATTATTTTAGGGTTATTATTAGTATTTCGTACAAATACAGCTTACGAGCGATTTTGGGAAGGTCGCAAACTTTGGGGAACTTTAGTCAATACTGTTCGCAACTTTGCGCGTCAAATTTGGGTAGCGATAGAGGCGAAGGAACCGCAGGATACACAAGAGAAAATAGCAACTTTAAGACTCTTGGTTGCTTTTGCTGTGGCGACGAAATTGCATCTGCGGCAACAGGCAATGAACAGCGAGATAGAGGCGTTAATATCGCCGAAGCAGTATCTCAAGCTGAAAAGCATGAACCACCCTCCTTTAGAAGTTGCCTTCTGGATTGGAGATTATTTACAAAAGCAAAATGAACGGGGGTGCATCAATAATTATCAACTAGCGGCGATGCATAAGCTACTAGATAATATGGTAGACGTTTTAGGAGGATGTGAACGGATTTTAAAAACTCCGATTCCTTTGGCTTATGCCATTCATTTAAAGCAATTACTATTAATTTATTGCTTGATATTACCTTTTGAAGTTGTTGATAACGTGCAGTGGTGGACAGGGCCGATTGTTGCTTTAGTTAGTTTTATGTTGTTTGGAGTGGAAGAAATTGGCATTGAAATCGAAAATCCATTCGGCCATGATTTCAATGATTTACCTTTAGATACGATTTGCGCTACTATGCTCCGCAACATTGAAGATTTAATTTCCCTCTCACCTAATGCTCATGTTAATCTACCTGAGGAAAAATCAACCCTGAGAAATTAG
- a CDS encoding DUF1818 family protein yields the protein MDRLVKTGTGWRLGWNPSAAEYKGLVGGEDWALELTEAELNDFCRLLGQLAATMSQMAGELMDEENIACEAESDLLWLEVEGRPHAYSLHFILYSGRGAEGKWPASAVPSLVQAAQALKVF from the coding sequence ATGGATCGTCTCGTCAAGACTGGCACAGGTTGGCGCTTAGGCTGGAATCCCAGCGCCGCTGAATATAAAGGTTTAGTGGGGGGGGAAGATTGGGCGCTAGAGTTGACAGAGGCGGAGTTGAATGATTTTTGCCGGCTTCTAGGGCAACTGGCCGCTACAATGAGCCAAATGGCGGGGGAATTGATGGATGAAGAGAACATCGCCTGTGAAGCCGAAAGTGATTTACTTTGGTTAGAAGTGGAAGGCCGGCCTCATGCCTACAGCCTGCACTTCATCTTATATTCAGGACGCGGTGCAGAAGGCAAATGGCCGGCATCCGCAGTTCCCAGTCTGGTTCAAGCCGCGCAGGCACTCAAAGTTTTTTAA
- a CDS encoding XisI protein: protein MDKVAQYRQYIQTLMSRYANDDVSDDALEVQLIFDTEGDHYLWMNVGWQQFNRIYRCVIHFDIKDGKIWLQQNLTDQNPAEELVEMGVPRKDIVLGLQPPYKRQYTEYGVA from the coding sequence ATGGACAAGGTAGCTCAATACCGGCAATATATTCAGACGTTAATGAGCCGGTATGCCAACGATGATGTTTCGGATGATGCGCTCGAAGTGCAACTCATTTTCGATACCGAAGGAGATCATTACCTGTGGATGAATGTAGGTTGGCAACAGTTCAATAGGATTTACCGCTGCGTGATCCATTTTGATATTAAAGATGGAAAGATTTGGCTCCAGCAAAATTTAACCGATCAGAATCCTGCTGAGGAGCTAGTTGAAATGGGTGTGCCGAGGAAGGATATTGTACTGGGATTACAGCCTCCTTACAAACGACAGTACACCGAGTACGGTGTAGCTTGA